The following are encoded together in the Serratia odorifera genome:
- the selD gene encoding selenide, water dikinase SelD has product MTSPTIRLTQYSHGAGCGCKISPHVLETILHSEQAKFVDPRLLVGNETRDDAAVYDIGNGIGIISTTDFFMPIVDDPFDFGRIAAANAISDVYAMGGKPIMAIAILGWPIAKLAPEVAQQVIDGGRYACQQAGIALAGGHSIDAPEPIFGLAVTGMVSTDRVKKNSAAQPGTRLFLTKPLGIGVLTTAEKKSLLRPEHAGLATEVMCRLNTPGAEFADLAGVTAMTDVTGFGLLGHLSEMCQGAGLQATVWFDKVPKLPDVERYIADGCVPGGTGRNFDSYGTLIGAMSDVQRQLLCDPQTSGGLLLAVLPEGEAELQAIAARHGIELDAIGELRSPIAGKPMIEVV; this is encoded by the coding sequence ATGACATCGCCAACAATCCGTTTGACCCAGTACAGCCATGGCGCTGGCTGCGGTTGCAAAATCTCACCGCACGTTCTCGAAACCATCCTGCACAGCGAACAGGCGAAGTTTGTCGACCCGCGGTTGCTGGTCGGTAATGAAACCCGCGACGATGCAGCGGTGTACGACATCGGCAACGGCATTGGCATCATCAGTACCACCGATTTCTTCATGCCGATTGTTGACGATCCCTTCGACTTCGGCCGTATTGCCGCTGCCAATGCCATTAGTGATGTGTACGCCATGGGCGGCAAACCAATCATGGCGATTGCCATTTTGGGCTGGCCGATAGCCAAACTGGCACCGGAAGTGGCGCAGCAGGTGATCGACGGTGGGCGTTACGCCTGTCAACAGGCCGGTATTGCCTTGGCGGGCGGCCATTCGATCGATGCGCCAGAGCCGATCTTCGGTCTGGCGGTAACTGGCATGGTCAGCACCGATCGCGTCAAGAAAAACAGCGCGGCACAGCCGGGAACCCGACTGTTTCTCACCAAACCGCTCGGTATCGGCGTGCTGACCACCGCCGAGAAGAAGAGCCTGTTACGGCCGGAGCACGCGGGCCTGGCTACCGAAGTGATGTGCCGGTTGAATACGCCGGGTGCGGAATTTGCCGATCTTGCCGGCGTAACGGCGATGACCGACGTGACCGGATTTGGCCTGCTGGGCCATCTGAGCGAAATGTGTCAGGGGGCCGGGCTGCAGGCGACGGTGTGGTTCGACAAGGTGCCAAAATTGCCGGACGTCGAACGTTATATCGCCGACGGTTGCGTTCCCGGCGGCACTGGGCGTAACTTTGACAGTTACGGCACGCTGATCGGCGCAATGAGTGATGTACAGCGTCAATTATTGTGCGATCCGCAAACCTCTGGCGGCTTGCTGTTGGCCGTGTTGCCGGAAGGCGAGGCTGAGCTGCAGGCCATTGCCGCGCGGCATGGCATTGAACTGGACGCTATTGGTGAACTTCGATCGCCGATAGCCGGGAAACCGATGATCGAGGTTGTGTAG
- the mnmH gene encoding tRNA 2-selenouridine(34) synthase MnmH produces MTTSRQRVDTNDYRHIFLHDVPLIDVRAPVEFKTGAFPHAINLPLMNDSERQAVGTCYKQQGQQAAIALGHKLVGGKLRQQRTEAWLAACARQPEGYIYCFRGGLRSQLVQQWLREAGVDYPRVAGGYKALRHYLLNVLEYSAEMPMVVVGGNTGCGKTILINQLPAGVDLEGVARHRGSSFGQTLAGQSAQIDFENRLAVLLLKKQHGGCRHWILEDEGRIIGSNNLPLPIFNRMQQAPVVVIDDPFEVRVARLQAEYIDHMRLAFAEAYGEDAGWQRYDEYLHHGLFAIRRRLGMERFQQLTQRLEWALQYQRASGNSDAHQEWLVPLLQHYYDPMYHYQLTKKAQRIVYRGNYAEVREFLMTYSHNNGE; encoded by the coding sequence GTGACAACGTCGCGACAGCGGGTAGACACCAACGACTACCGACATATTTTTCTGCATGATGTGCCGTTGATTGACGTGCGCGCACCCGTTGAATTTAAAACCGGTGCTTTTCCGCATGCCATCAATTTGCCGCTGATGAACGACAGCGAACGCCAGGCGGTGGGTACCTGCTATAAACAGCAGGGGCAGCAGGCGGCGATTGCCTTGGGACACAAACTGGTTGGCGGCAAGCTGCGTCAGCAGCGTACCGAAGCCTGGCTGGCCGCCTGCGCCCGTCAGCCTGAAGGTTATATCTATTGCTTCCGCGGCGGCTTGCGTTCCCAACTGGTGCAGCAATGGCTGCGCGAGGCCGGCGTAGATTACCCGCGAGTGGCGGGCGGCTACAAGGCGTTGCGACATTATTTATTGAACGTGCTGGAGTACAGTGCGGAAATGCCGATGGTGGTGGTCGGTGGCAATACCGGCTGCGGCAAAACCATTTTGATCAATCAACTGCCTGCCGGCGTCGATCTGGAAGGCGTGGCACGCCATCGCGGTTCGTCGTTTGGCCAAACCTTGGCCGGCCAGAGCGCGCAGATCGATTTTGAGAATCGTCTGGCTGTGTTATTGCTTAAAAAACAGCATGGTGGCTGCCGCCATTGGATCCTGGAAGACGAAGGGCGGATCATTGGTTCCAATAACCTGCCGTTGCCGATTTTCAACCGCATGCAGCAGGCGCCGGTGGTGGTGATTGACGATCCGTTTGAGGTGCGCGTGGCGCGCCTGCAGGCTGAGTATATCGATCATATGCGGCTGGCGTTTGCCGAGGCATACGGTGAAGACGCCGGTTGGCAACGCTATGACGAATATCTGCATCACGGGCTGTTCGCCATTCGGCGTCGTTTGGGTATGGAGCGTTTCCAACAGCTGACACAGCGGCTGGAGTGGGCGTTGCAATACCAGCGCGCCAGCGGCAACAGCGATGCGCATCAGGAGTGGCTGGTGCCGCTGTTGCAGCATTATTACGACCCGATGTATCACTATCAATTAACGAAGAAAGCCCAGCGGATCGTATACCGCGGGAACTATGCAGAAGTAAGAGAATTCCTGATGACGTATAGCCATAATAACGGTGAATAA
- a CDS encoding DNA topoisomerase III, protein MRLFIAEKPSLARAIADVLPKPHRRGDGFIACGNNDVVTWCVGHLLEQAQPDAYDNRYARWSLADLPIIPEKWQLQPRPSVSKQLNAIKKLLLEADEVVHAGDPDREGQLLVDEVLDYLSLTPEKRQAVRRCLINDLNPQAVERAVGRLRDNREFIPLCVSALARSRADWLYGINMTRAYTLLGRNAGYDGVLSVGRVQTPVLGLVVRRDEEIENFVPKDFFEVKAHIVTPKDERFVALWQPSDSCEPYQDEEGRLLHRPLAEHVVARIEGQPALVTSYNDKRESDTAPLPFSLSTLQIEAAKRFNLSAQQVLDICQRLYETHKLITYPRSDCRYLPEEHFAGRHAVLNAISAHQPDLYPQPVIDSDRRNRCWDDKKVDAHHAIIPTARASKVNLTADELKVYGLVARQYLMQFCPDAVFRKCVIELDIAGGKFVAKARFLAEAGWRTLLGSKERDEENEGAPLPVVAKDDRLLCERGEVVARQTQPPRPFTDASLLSAMTGIARFVQDKSLKKILRATDGLGTEATRAGIIELLFKRSFLYKKGRYIHSSETGRALIHSLPDIAARPDMTAHWEATLTQISEKSCRYQDFMQPLVGTLQQLIYQAKQSRASMAFRGLPAPNAGAKKRKKSAGKAREKSE, encoded by the coding sequence ATGCGACTGTTTATAGCCGAAAAACCGAGTTTGGCACGCGCCATTGCTGATGTTTTACCCAAACCGCATCGTCGTGGCGATGGGTTCATCGCCTGCGGCAACAACGATGTGGTGACCTGGTGCGTAGGTCACCTGTTGGAGCAGGCTCAGCCTGACGCCTACGACAACCGCTATGCGCGCTGGTCGCTGGCGGACTTGCCGATCATTCCCGAAAAATGGCAGCTACAGCCACGTCCTTCCGTCAGCAAGCAATTGAATGCGATTAAAAAATTGCTGTTGGAAGCCGATGAGGTGGTACACGCCGGTGACCCAGATCGCGAAGGGCAACTGCTGGTGGACGAGGTGCTGGATTATTTGTCGTTGACGCCGGAAAAGCGGCAGGCGGTACGGCGTTGTCTGATCAACGATCTCAACCCCCAGGCGGTAGAGCGGGCGGTTGGCCGCTTGCGTGATAACCGGGAGTTTATACCACTGTGCGTTTCTGCCCTGGCGCGTTCTCGTGCCGACTGGCTGTATGGCATTAATATGACCCGTGCCTATACGCTGTTAGGCCGTAATGCCGGTTACGATGGCGTGCTGTCGGTTGGCCGGGTGCAAACGCCCGTGCTGGGCCTGGTGGTGCGCCGTGACGAAGAGATTGAAAACTTCGTGCCGAAGGATTTTTTTGAGGTCAAGGCGCATATCGTTACGCCGAAAGACGAGCGCTTCGTGGCGCTGTGGCAACCGAGCGATTCGTGTGAGCCGTATCAGGACGAAGAGGGGCGGCTGCTGCATCGGCCGCTGGCCGAGCATGTGGTGGCGCGCATTGAGGGTCAACCGGCCCTCGTCACCTCCTATAATGATAAACGGGAATCAGATACTGCACCGCTGCCGTTTTCGTTATCGACCTTGCAGATTGAGGCCGCCAAACGGTTTAATCTCAGCGCGCAACAGGTGCTCGACATCTGTCAGCGGTTGTATGAAACACACAAGCTGATCACCTATCCGCGTTCCGATTGCCGCTACCTGCCGGAAGAACACTTTGCCGGCCGCCATGCGGTACTGAATGCCATCAGTGCACATCAGCCGGATCTGTACCCTCAACCGGTGATCGACAGCGATCGCCGTAACCGTTGCTGGGATGATAAAAAAGTCGATGCCCACCATGCCATTATTCCTACCGCTCGTGCCAGCAAAGTCAATTTGACCGCCGATGAATTGAAGGTGTATGGCTTGGTGGCGCGGCAGTATCTGATGCAGTTCTGTCCGGATGCGGTGTTCCGCAAATGCGTGATCGAACTGGATATCGCCGGTGGTAAATTCGTCGCCAAGGCGCGTTTTCTGGCGGAAGCCGGTTGGCGCACGCTGCTTGGCAGTAAAGAGCGCGACGAGGAGAATGAAGGCGCGCCACTGCCGGTAGTTGCCAAGGACGATCGGCTGTTGTGTGAGCGTGGCGAAGTGGTGGCACGTCAGACTCAGCCGCCGCGCCCCTTCACCGATGCCAGCCTGCTTTCCGCCATGACCGGGATTGCGCGCTTCGTGCAAGATAAATCATTAAAGAAAATCCTGCGAGCGACCGATGGTTTAGGTACCGAGGCTACGCGAGCGGGAATCATTGAATTGTTGTTCAAACGGTCGTTCCTGTACAAAAAAGGGCGCTATATCCATTCCAGCGAAACCGGTCGGGCACTGATTCATTCGCTGCCTGATATCGCGGCACGTCCTGATATGACCGCTCACTGGGAAGCCACGTTGACGCAAATCAGTGAAAAGTCCTGTCGTTATCAGGATTTTATGCAGCCACTGGTAGGCACCTTGCAACAGCTGATTTATCAGGCCAAGCAGAGTCGGGCGAGTATGGCGTTCCGCGGTTTACCTGCACCGAACGCCGGGGCAAAAAAGCGCAAAAAAAGCGCCGGCAAGGCGCGGGAGAAGAGTGAATGA
- a CDS encoding DUF1496 domain-containing protein, with translation MKQLMLALAAGVLLCSASVHAHRGDVDVLLPVSPEIWGTAKSAPAPQPCAQCCVYQDQNYSQGALLKVEGELLQCTRDPTVVGSTSPIWVRLKK, from the coding sequence ATGAAACAGCTGATGCTGGCGTTGGCGGCGGGGGTATTGCTGTGTTCCGCCTCGGTCCACGCGCATCGTGGTGATGTGGATGTACTGTTACCGGTTTCGCCGGAAATCTGGGGCACCGCAAAAAGCGCGCCAGCGCCGCAACCGTGCGCGCAATGCTGTGTATACCAAGATCAGAATTATTCACAAGGCGCGCTGCTGAAGGTAGAGGGGGAGTTGTTGCAATGCACTCGCGACCCTACGGTGGTCGGTAGCACTTCACCGATCTGGGTACGGCTGAAAAAGTGA
- a CDS encoding pyrimidine (deoxy)nucleoside triphosphate diphosphatase has product MKIIDVVAAIIERDGKILLAQRDADSDQAGLWEFPGGKVEAGESQPQALARELAEELAIKAQIDDYVASNQWQLGEKIIRLHAWRVTHFSGELHLRCHAQLVWVTPAQASEYPLAPADVPLLSCYLKQQSIMTK; this is encoded by the coding sequence ATGAAAATTATCGATGTAGTCGCCGCGATCATTGAACGCGACGGGAAAATTCTGTTGGCTCAACGGGATGCCGACAGCGATCAGGCCGGGCTTTGGGAATTTCCAGGCGGCAAAGTCGAAGCAGGCGAAAGCCAGCCCCAGGCACTGGCGCGAGAACTGGCCGAAGAGTTGGCTATCAAGGCGCAAATCGACGATTATGTTGCCAGTAATCAATGGCAACTGGGCGAAAAAATCATTCGCCTGCATGCCTGGCGAGTAACGCATTTCAGTGGCGAGTTACACCTGCGCTGCCACGCACAACTTGTCTGGGTAACGCCAGCGCAGGCCAGCGAGTATCCACTGGCACCCGCCGACGTTCCCTTGCTGTCATGCTATCTCAAGCAGCAATCAATCATGACAAAATAG